From one Meles meles chromosome 18, mMelMel3.1 paternal haplotype, whole genome shotgun sequence genomic stretch:
- the EPX gene encoding eosinophil peroxidase: MCVSIPCPAVAGSLTAEKKLFLTLAGVLAALILALPCEGTGSASPATVETSVLRDCITEAKLLVDAAYNQTWKSITERLRSGLASPMDLLSYFKQPLAATRTVVRAADYMHVALELLEGKLQLQGSSSLNVTDVLTEPQLRLLSQASGCALRDQEEKCSNKYRTITGQCNNRRRPLLGSSNQALARWLPAEYEDRLSLPFGWTPNRRRNGFLLPLVRDVSNQIVRFPSERLTSDRGRALMFMQWGQFIDHDLDFAPESPARVAFTAGVDCEKSCAQLPPCFPIKIPPNDPRIRNQRDCIPFFRSAPACPQNRNKVRNQLNSLTSFVDASMVYGSEVSLALRLRNQTNFLGLLAVNTRFSDNGRALLPFDNLRDDPCLLTNREARIPCFLAGDSRSSETPKLAAMHTLFMREHNRLATELKRLNPRWTGDKLYQEARKIVGAMVQIITYRDFLPLVLGKARARRTLGPYRGYCSKVDPRVANVFTLAFRFGHTMLQPFMFRLDSQYRASAPNSRVPLSTSFFASWRIVHEGGIDPIIRGLMATPAKLNRQDSILVDELRDRLFQQVRRIGLDLAALNMQRSRDHGLPGYNAWRRFCGLSQPRNLAQLSRVLRNQGLARKFLNLYGTPDNIDIWIGAIAEPLLPGARVGPLLACLFENQFRRARDGDRFWWEKRGVFTKRQRKALRKISLSRIVCDNTGITTVSRDIFRANTYPRGFVSCTSIPKLNLSAWRGT; the protein is encoded by the exons ATGTGTGTGTCGATCCCTTGCCCCGCTGTCGCCGGGAGCCTCACTGCAGAGAAGAAGCTCTTTCTCACCCTGGCAGGGGTCCTGGCCGCACTCATCTTGGCCCTGCCCTGTGAGGGCACTGGCTCAG CCTCCCCTGCGACCGTGGAGACCTCAGTCCTTCGGGACTGCATAACAGAGGCCAAGCTGCTGGTGGATGCTGCCTACAATCAGACTTGGAAGAG CATCACGGAGCGCCTCCGCAGTGGCCTGGCCAGCCCCATGGACCTCCTGTCCTACTTCAAACAACCGTTAGCAGCCACCAGGACAGTGGTCCGGGCTGCCGACTACATGCACGTGGCCTTGgagctgctggaggggaagttACAACTCCAGGGATCCAGTTCCCTCAACGTCACTG ATGTGCTGACAGAACCCCAGCTTCGGCTGCTGTCCCAGGCCAGTGGCTGTGCTCTCCGGGACCAGGAGGAGAAGTGCAGCAACAAGTATCGAACCATCACCGGGCAATGCAACAACAG GAGAAGACCCTTGCTGGGGTCCTCCAACCAGGCCCTGGCTCGCTGGCTGCCAGCTGAGTATGAGGACAGGCTGTCCCTCCCCTTCGGCTGGACACCCAACAGGAGGCGCAAtggtttcctcctccctctt GTCCGAGACGTCTCCAACCAGATCGTGCGCTTTCCCAGCGAGAGGCTGACCTCCGACCGGGGCAGGGCCCTTATGTTCATGCAGTGGGGCCAATTCATTGACCACGACTTGGACTTCgcccctgagtcccccgccagaGTGGCCTTCACTGCGGGTGTGGACTGCGAGAAGAGCTGTGCGCAGCTGCCCCCCTGCTTCCCTATCAAG ATCCCACCCAATGACCCCCGCATCAGGAACCAGCGTGACTGCATCCCCTTCTTCCGCTCGGCACCCGCATGCCCCCAAAACAGGAACAAAGTCCGAAACCAGCTCAACTCACTCACCTCCTTCGTGGATGCCAGCATGGTGTATGGCAGCGAGGTCTCCCTCGCCCTGCGGCTTCGCAACCAGACCAATTTCCTGGGGCTGTTGGCTGTCAACACCCGCTTCAGCGACAACGGCCGGGCCCTGCTGCCCTTTGACAACCTTCGTGATGACCCCTGCCTCCTCACCAACCGCGAAGCACGCATCCCCTGCTTCCTGGCAG GTGACTCCCGATCATCGGAAACCCCCAAACTGGCGGCTATGCACACCCTCTTTATGCGGGAGCACAACAGGCTGGCTACAGAGCTAAAGCGTCTGAATCCTCGGTGGACAGGAGACAAGCTGTACCAGGAGGCCCGGAAGATCGTGGGCGCCATGGTACAG ATCATCACCTACCGAGACTTTCTGCCCCTGGTTCTGGGCAAGGCCCGGGCCAGGAGAACGCTAGGGCCCTACCGTGGGTATTGCTCCAAAGTGGACCCTCGTGTGGCCAATGTCTTCACCCTGGCCTTCCGCTTCGGCCACACCATGCTCCAGCCCTTCATGTTCCGCTTGGACAGCCAGTACCGGGCCTCAGCTCCCAACTCACGCGTCCCGCTTAGCACGAGCTTCTTTGCCAGCTGGCGAATCGTGCATGAAG GTGGCATCGACCCCATCATCCGGGGCCTCATGGCCACCCCTGCCAAGCTGAACCGTCAGGATTCCATATTGGTGGACGAGCTGCGGGACCGGCTGTTTCAGCAGGTGCGAAGGATCGGGCTGGACCTGGCGGCTCTCAACATGCAGCGCAGCCGGGACCATGGCCTCCCAG GGTACAATGCCTGGAGGCGCTTCTGTGGGCTCTCCCAGCCCCGGAACCTGGCACAGCTCAGCCGGGTGCTGCGAAACCAGGGTTTGGCGAGGAAGTTCCTGAATCTGTACGGGACACCTGACAACATTGACATCTGGATTGGGGCCATCGCGGAGCCTCTTTTGCCAGGGGCCCGAGTGGGGCCTCTTCTGGCTTGTCTTTTTGAAAACCAGTTCAGGAGAGCCCGAGATGGGGACAG GTTCTGGTGGGAAAAACGGGGAGTTTTCACCAAGAGACAGCGCAAGGCCCTGCGCAAGATTTCTTTGTCTCGAATCGTGTGTGACAATACCGGCATCACCACCGTTTCGAGGGACATCTTCAGGGCCAACACCTACCCGCGGGGCTTTGTGAGCTGCACCTCCATCCCAAAGCTGAACCTGTCAGCCTGGCGGGGCACATGA